Part of the Gemmatimonadota bacterium genome is shown below.
TCCGGATGCCGGAGCCGCACCACGATCCGCGTCGTCGTAAACGGTGATGAGGTCATCCCAGGCGCGGCCACCGACGGCATCGCGAAGTGCGCCGACAGATTCGATTCCGGTTTCCGTCGACAGCAGCCGGAATCCGTGGCTCGAGACTATCAGCGATACGCGTTGACCGGCAACGCATAGCTGCTCCAGCAACCGCACCGCGTACGGCGCTCCGGATGCACCCGTGATCGCAACCGTGAAAGGAATGCGCGGCCCGACGCCACTCATGATGCAACCCGCTCGGCGAATACGAACCCGAAGTACACGATGCTGATGATGCCGTTCATCGTGAAGAACGCCGCATCGAGTCGACTGATGTCACCAGGCTTCACGAGCGTGTGCTCGTACAGGAGGAGGCCGGCTGCGACGACGACACCGGCCGTGTAGATCGCGCCGCCGCCCACCGCGAACCCCACCGACGCAAGCGCGATGATCGTGATCGCGTGCAGAACACGCGCTGTCAGCAGCGAGCCGCGCTCACCCCATCGGACAGGAATCGAGTGCAATGCGTTGCCGCGATCGAATTCGACGTCCTGAAGCGCGTAGAGAATGTCAAAACCCGCGACCCACGTCGCGACCGCGATCGCGAGCACACACAACATCCACCACGGACTGGCCCACGTCCCCGTTACCGCCAGATAACCGCCGACTGGCGCGATCGAGAGTCCCACGCCGAGCACAACGTGCGACCAGCGAGTGAATCGTTTGGTGAAGCTGTAGAAGAAGACCCAGCCCAGTGCGATCGGTGCCAGAAGAAAGCAGACGTGATTGAGCTCGAATGCGGCGAACAGGAACACGCCGCAGGCGACCGCGACCGCGATCATCGCCTCGGTAACGCCAAGCGCGCCGCTTGGCAGCTCACGCATCCGCGTTCGCGGATTCAGCGCATCGATTTCCCGATCCGCTATGCGGTTGAATCCCATCGCCGCGAACCGTGCCGCGGTGAACGCGATCACGACCCAGCCGACCTCCCGCAGCGTTACAGGCGTGTGATAACTCGCGAGCACGACGCCGACGAGCGCGAAAGGCAACGCGAAAAGCGTGTGTGGAAGTTTCACGAAGTTCACGTACCTGACCACCCGCGATACACCATGAAATGTCTGCCCTTCGCGTGCTGTCATAGCCCGAGCTCGCTCCACATCGCGTCGACCCGTGCTTTCGTGGCGTCGTCCATCGCGATTCGGGCCGGCCAGTTGCGCGTGAATCCTTCCTCGGGAAACTTGCGCGTCGCGTCTATCCCCATCTTGGATCCATATGTGAATGCTCTGCTCGAATGATCCAGAACGTCCATCGGCCCCATTGTAAAGCGAGTATCGCGCTCGGGATCGATGTTATTCAGCGCAACCCACCATGCCTCGAACGGGTTGCGAACGTCCACGTCTTTGTCCACGATCACGAGCACCTTCGCGAGTGACATGAGTCCCTGCCCCCACATGGCGTTCATCACCTTGTACGCCTGCCCCGGGTACTGCTTGTCGATCGAAACGAAGACGAGATTGTGGAATATCCCTTCCGCGGGCATGTGGTAGTCCACGATTTCCGGGATCGTCAGCTTGAGCAGCGGCAGGAAGATCCGCTCGGTGGCATGGCCGAGGTAATAATCCTCCATCGGCGGCACGCCGACGATGGTCGTTGAATAGACCGCATCTCTGCGCATCGTCACAGCCGTGACGTGAACGCGCGGATAGTAATCGGCCTCACTGTAGAATCCAGTATGATCTCCGAACGGACCCTCGACTACGAGATCTTCCGAAGGATCGATGTATCCCTCGAACACAAAATCCGCCTCGGCCGGCACTTCCAGGTCGCATGTAACAGCTTTTACCAGCGACACTGGCTCCTTGCGAAGGAATCCTGCAAAGATGAACTCGTCCACCGTGGGTGGCAGCGGAGCGGACGCCGAGTAGATCGACGCCGGATCGGCGCCAACCGCGATGCACACGGGCATTCTCTCCCCGCGCGCGGCCATCTCGCGCCAGTGCGCGGCTCCCACCTTGTGGCGCTGCCAGTGCATCTTGAGCGTGTTGGGCGAGTCATACTGAACGCGATACATGCCGACGTTGCGTATTCCGCGCTTGGGATCCCGGGAAATCACCATCGGCAGCGTGACGTACGGGCCGCCATCTTCGGGCCAGCAGGTAATGATTGGAATGTTGCGCAGATCTATCCTGTCGCCCTCGAGCACGATTTCCTGACAGTGCGCCGCACCGGAGCGAATGCGGGGAGGAAACTTGGCCACCTCCATCAACCGCGGAAGCAGAGACAGCTTGCCGATGATCCCTTCGGGAACTTTGAGGTCCATCAATGCGGTGATGCGCGCACCGATATCGTCCAGGTCCGTGACACCCAGCGCCATCGCCATCCGGCGCATGGATCCGAAGAGATTGATGGCAACCGGATATGTCGATCGGCGGCCGTCGTCCAGGATGACATTCTCGAACAGGAGTGCCTTTCCGCCGCCGGCCTGTTTCATCACTCTGTCGCTGATCTCGCACAGCTCGAGCTTCGCCTTCACCGCATGACGGATTCGCACAAGCTCACCCGCTCGTTCCAGCTCAGCAATGAAGTCACCAACCGAGTCGAGCGTCATCGGTTAGTGCTTCTCACCGATGTGGATTGCGACCACGCCGAAAGTGTACGAGCGCCAGCGCACGGATTCAAAGCCTGCGTCGCGCATGCGCTGCGCAAGATCGATTTCCGACGGGAAGTGTGCAACGGATTTTGGAAGGTAGTTGTACGCACTGTGATGCCGCGCCACGGCGTTGCCGATGAGCGGGCAGAGATGATTGAAGTAAAGCCGATAGATCCAACCGACCAATGGGTTCTGTGTAACACCGAATTCGAGAATGACAAAACATGCGCCGGGCCGCAGCACGCGATAGACCTCACGCAGCGCCGCGTTGAGATCCACCACGTTCCGGATTCCAAAGACGACGATTGCACCGGCCGCGAACTCGTCGGTGAACGGAAGGTCCAGTGCGTCGGCAGTAACAGGCCGTACGACGTCGCGCGACACCTTTCCCAGTCCCGCGCGCAGCATCGGCTCGGCGAAATCAGCTGCGACGACGGAGCCATGGAAGTTCGCGAGCGACGCGATCTGCGACGAGATATCGAGCGTTCCGGCGCACAGATCCAGATATGTCGCACCAGGATCGCGCGCGATATTGAGATCGCGTATCGCCTTCCGACGCCACCACTGATCCAGCCTGAAGCTGATGATCCGATTCACGCGATCGTAATGCGGGGCTATGTCGGAAAACATCTGCTTGACATAGCCCCTCTTCACCGCGGCACCGGTCGCAGCGGCGTCCGCGGTCGCGCGTTCGGTTTCCAGTGCCGTCATGTCACCAAAGTTGCCCGCCGCGCCAGATACAGGCAAGCGGAGGATGTCTCAACTCGCGAATGACTGCCGCACGAGTCCTGCGAGCTGCGCGAGCGCCTTCGCCGCACCCGAGTCCGGCTCTGCGACGACGATCGGGCGTCCCGAATCGCCGCCCTCCAGCACGCGCGGATACAGCGGAATCTGAGCCAGCAGTGGCAGTCCGAGCGAGTCCGCCAACTTCTGTCCTCCCCCCGATCCGAACAACGCACTTGGTTTTCCACAGTGCGGGCACTCGAAATAGGACATGTTTTCGACGATGCCGATTATTGGAACGCCCACACGCTCGAACATCTTCGCGCCACGCAGCGCGTCGCCGGCCGCCACATCCTGCGGAGTGGTAACGACCAGCGATCCATGCACGTGAGTCGCCTGCACGAGCGATAGCTGTGCGTCACCGGTGCCCGGAGGCATATCGACGATGAGATAGTCGAGCTTGCCCCACGCGACGTCGCGGAGGAATTGATTGATCACCTTCATGATGATGGGTCCACGCCAGATCGCCGGCTGGTCCGGAGGAACGAGAAACCCAAGCGATACGACGCGGACGCCGAAGGCTTCGTGCGGCACCATCCTGTCGTGGTTGTCGAGGCGCGGCGGGCCGTCCAGTCCCAGCATGCGCGGCACGTTTGGACCGTAGATGTCTGCGTCCATTATTCCCACGCGAGCGCCGTCCCTTGCCAGCGCGACCGCGAGATTGACTGCGACGGTGGACTTGCCCACACCGCCCTTTCCGCTCGAAACGGCAATGATGTTGCCGAGGTCAGGGAAGGCAACCGGAGTCGGCGGTGCGACCGTTTTCGGGGTGGGAGCCTGATCCATTACCGGAAGCGCGCGGCCCCGGGGAGTGTCTTCTGTCATACCCAAATGTAAATGCTGCCGTCGCCATCCCGCGGCACGACGCCTCTGCGTCGGCGCCTGGGAGCCCACCGGAATGCTCATCTGCGCGAACGAGGGAATCCCTGCGCTCGATCTCCGGGTCCAACGAGTGACCGGAACGCCTCGACGACGGGTCGGTTCCAGTCTTCGCGGGAAGGGCGAGGGGCCGATCCCTACCCCCTTGACCCGATATAACACCGATATATCTTAGACCTAACGATATATCGTACGATATATCAAACTATATCTTCGAGAGGAAGTCAATCATGCCAGGATTTGATTGCGGCGCCGGCTGGATGCGCAGAGGGATGTGGAAGGGAAACTGGGGCTTCGATGGCTCCCAGTTCTGGGGAGCCGGCCCGTGGCGTCCACGCGGCGGACCGCGTAGCGCTCGCGTGTTCGACCAGGGCGACCTCAAGTACGTGATCCTGCAATTGCTGGTCGAGAAGCCGCGCCACGGCTACGAGATCATCAAGGCAATCGAGGAGCGCTTTGGCGGGGCGTACTCGCCAAGCCCGGGGACCGTATACCCCACGCTCACGATGCTGGAAGACATGGGGTACGCCCGCGTGACGCCTGAAGAGAGCGGCAAGAAGGTGTACGAGATAACTGACGAAGGTCGCAAGTATCTCGAAGAGAATCGCTCGGCAGTCGATGATATCTTCTCACGGATCACCGAGTTCGCGCAGA
Proteins encoded:
- a CDS encoding UbiA-like polyprenyltransferase yields the protein MTAREGQTFHGVSRVVRYVNFVKLPHTLFALPFALVGVVLASYHTPVTLREVGWVVIAFTAARFAAMGFNRIADREIDALNPRTRMRELPSGALGVTEAMIAVAVACGVFLFAAFELNHVCFLLAPIALGWVFFYSFTKRFTRWSHVVLGVGLSIAPVGGYLAVTGTWASPWWMLCVLAIAVATWVAGFDILYALQDVEFDRGNALHSIPVRWGERGSLLTARVLHAITIIALASVGFAVGGGAIYTAGVVVAAGLLLYEHTLVKPGDISRLDAAFFTMNGIISIVYFGFVFAERVAS
- a CDS encoding menaquinone biosynthesis decarboxylase, with the translated sequence MTLDSVGDFIAELERAGELVRIRHAVKAKLELCEISDRVMKQAGGGKALLFENVILDDGRRSTYPVAINLFGSMRRMAMALGVTDLDDIGARITALMDLKVPEGIIGKLSLLPRLMEVAKFPPRIRSGAAHCQEIVLEGDRIDLRNIPIITCWPEDGGPYVTLPMVISRDPKRGIRNVGMYRVQYDSPNTLKMHWQRHKVGAAHWREMAARGERMPVCIAVGADPASIYSASAPLPPTVDEFIFAGFLRKEPVSLVKAVTCDLEVPAEADFVFEGYIDPSEDLVVEGPFGDHTGFYSEADYYPRVHVTAVTMRRDAVYSTTIVGVPPMEDYYLGHATERIFLPLLKLTIPEIVDYHMPAEGIFHNLVFVSIDKQYPGQAYKVMNAMWGQGLMSLAKVLVIVDKDVDVRNPFEAWWVALNNIDPERDTRFTMGPMDVLDHSSRAFTYGSKMGIDATRKFPEEGFTRNWPARIAMDDATKARVDAMWSELGL
- a CDS encoding ubiquinone/menaquinone biosynthesis methyltransferase — protein: MTALETERATADAAATGAAVKRGYVKQMFSDIAPHYDRVNRIISFRLDQWWRRKAIRDLNIARDPGATYLDLCAGTLDISSQIASLANFHGSVVAADFAEPMLRAGLGKVSRDVVRPVTADALDLPFTDEFAAGAIVVFGIRNVVDLNAALREVYRVLRPGACFVILEFGVTQNPLVGWIYRLYFNHLCPLIGNAVARHHSAYNYLPKSVAHFPSEIDLAQRMRDAGFESVRWRSYTFGVVAIHIGEKH
- a CDS encoding Mrp/NBP35 family ATP-binding protein, whose amino-acid sequence is MTEDTPRGRALPVMDQAPTPKTVAPPTPVAFPDLGNIIAVSSGKGGVGKSTVAVNLAVALARDGARVGIMDADIYGPNVPRMLGLDGPPRLDNHDRMVPHEAFGVRVVSLGFLVPPDQPAIWRGPIIMKVINQFLRDVAWGKLDYLIVDMPPGTGDAQLSLVQATHVHGSLVVTTPQDVAAGDALRGAKMFERVGVPIIGIVENMSYFECPHCGKPSALFGSGGGQKLADSLGLPLLAQIPLYPRVLEGGDSGRPIVVAEPDSGAAKALAQLAGLVRQSFAS
- a CDS encoding PadR family transcriptional regulator, with protein sequence MPGFDCGAGWMRRGMWKGNWGFDGSQFWGAGPWRPRGGPRSARVFDQGDLKYVILQLLVEKPRHGYEIIKAIEERFGGAYSPSPGTVYPTLTMLEDMGYARVTPEESGKKVYEITDEGRKYLEENRSAVDDIFSRITEFAQSIFGEPMMQVHRAMKDVGRAVYVQNAKRTPEQLKRISDILERAAAEISTVV